From a single Sorghum bicolor cultivar BTx623 chromosome 5, Sorghum_bicolor_NCBIv3, whole genome shotgun sequence genomic region:
- the LOC8085618 gene encoding phosphoglycerate mutase-like protein 4 gives MSPTPAQGQGEELSTEVVVVRHGETAWNVSRIVQGQMDPELNEAGRQQAVVVARRLSREAKPAAVYSSDLKRAAETAEIIAKACGVPNVSALRERHMGYLQGLKWDDAVAKSPDSFRGFDIFKLTEGSDPDSRNQELPGGGESMNQLKERCISFLNKIAQEHIGERVVVVSHGASILELCRHPDPPNSSIRRHIPNTSLNVFRISGVTGQWTLERCGDVGHLKGNEFLENSFGGDGASA, from the exons ATGTCGCCCACCCCTGCGCAGGGGCAGGGCGAGGAGTTGTCcacggaggtggtggtggtccgGCATGGGGAGACCGCGTGGAACGTCTCCCGCATCGTCCAG GGACAAATGGATCCGGAGCTAAATGAGGCTGGCAGGCAGCAAGCCGTTGTG GTGGCCCGCCGACTGTCAAGAGAAGCCAAGCCTGCCGCCGTGTACTCTTCTGATCTGAAGCGAGCCGCTGAGACTGCAGAGATCATAGCCAAAGCTTGCGGTGTACCAAACGTAAGT GCGCTGAGAGAGAGGCACATGGGGTATCTCCAAGGCCTCAAGTGGGACGATGCTGTGGCTAAGAGTCCAGATTCTTTCAGAGGCTTTGATATCTTCAAGCTTACCGAGGGTTCTGATCCTGACAGCAGAAACCAAGAACTGCCC GGTGGTGGAGAGAGCATGAATCAGCTGAAGGAGCGTTGCATCTCCTTCTTGAATAAGATTGCCCAAGAACACATTG GGGAGCGAGTGGTGGTGGTCTCCCACGGTGCATCCATACTGGAGCTCTGCCGGCACCCTGACCCACCCAACAGCTCCATCCGTAGGCACATCCCCAACACTTCGCTGAACGTTTTCCGCATCTCCGGCGTCACCGGCCAGTGGACCCTCGAGAGGTGTGGAGATGTCGGCCATCTCAAAGGAAATGAATTTCTGGAGAACTCGTTTGGGGGCGATGGGGCCTCAGCCTAA